In Henriciella litoralis, the genomic window TACGCTGCGCGAGCCAGATCTTTGTTCGGGTCGGCGCCGCTTCGAGTGTTGGGTTGTTGATCGTCTGCGTCGTACCGGCGAGCCGCGCCAGTCTGAGCCCCAGATCTGCGTCTTCGGTCACGTTCCACGCATCCCAGCCCCCGGCCATCAGGAGGCTCTCGCGCCGGAAATGATTGCTCGTCCCGCCCAGCATGATCGGCAAGCGCATCTTGGCCATAACCGGCATATGGAGGCGAAACTGGACATCATATTCCAGCGCCCACTGCGCGCTAAGCCACGCCTTCTCCCCATTTGAAGCGACGAGCGGTGCCTGAACACACATCAAGTGCTCTGGACCAACGCAGAACGCCTCATGGGCCGCGCGCAGTTGTCCGAGGTCAGGACGATCCTCGGCGTCATAGACGGTGATATAGCGTCCACGCGCATGGGCGAGGCCATAATTGAGAGCGCGCGGCTTTGTCATCGGGTTGCCCGGAGGCACTTTCAGCAACAGCGTCCCCTTCGGGAAGTCAGCGCGCGCGGCGGCCGAATAGGTGGCGGTGTCGTCTTCCTCGATGAGCAGAATGATTTCCAGCTTGTCAGCAGGCCAGTCCAGCCGGGACAGATTGGCCGCCAGCTGTCTCATCATTGCCGCCTCATCGCGCAGCGCAATCAGGACCGAATAGACGGGCAGCAATTCATCCGGAACACGCACCACGTCGCCAGACGACAGGTTTGAAAGCCGCGCCGCGCCGCCAAAGACGGTCAGCAACAGGCGCCAGACGACGGTGAGCGAGAACAGGCCCCAAAGCCCGACATAAAGCGTCAGATACAGGACGTGTATCGACAGGACCAGACAACAACCGGAGGCGAAAACCAGACCCCCGCAAAACTCCCACTGGGCCCGGCTGAGGCCCAATCGGCTACTGAGCTCGGGTGGCAGGGCCGCCGACCGGGACACAGCATCGAGGAGCGAAGGCGCACCGGGCCCAAGAGAGGCCAGCAGTACAGCTCCATCCTTCTCAGGCCAGACAAGCGAATCATCTGTGGTGAGCCCCGAACGCATGGCGCGAATACGGGCACACAAGTTTTAATTCATAGTTGCGAGGCTCAATCCTTGAGAAAATCAGCGATCGCCCTCCCGCTTTCCCAGGCCGCTTCTATGCGCGGCGCGATCCGCCAGTCGCCTACGGCTCCAATGCCCACATCAGCATCCCAGCCAAAGGGCGAGCCTGCCCCCTGCTCTACTTGCGCCAACAGCCATCTATGCGCACCACAATACACCGGAGCAGGCGCGCCTGTTTTCTGCTGAAACAACGACCATAGCGTTTCGGCCACGCTCGACGCATCGGCATCGACATGGGCCCGGCTCCAGTCAGCGGAGGCATGAAGGATCCACGTTTCGGCGTCCCCGCGTCCCGGCTTGCTGGCATTGCGCGCGGCCCAGGAGATGGGCGCGCCCTCGAAAGCAGCCGCATCCCAGCTGGTCTCCAGCTTCTCATCGAAGGCCAGCATGACGGCCCAGCAGGGCGCAGACCGGACAGCGGCCGCTTCGCCCGCCAGCTTATCGCTGACCCCGGCGAGCAGCTCTGCTGCCTGCTCAGCTGGAATGGCGACAATCACGCGATCGAAAGGCCCTTCCAGTCTGCCGTCTTCAAAACGCAGCTGCTTGCCTTCAGGTGATACGGCAATCTCTGAGACGCGGCGCCCCCATTCGACATCCAGATCAGATGCCATCGCCTTGATCACGGCATTCATACTTGGCGTGCCGACATATTTGGTATCGCTTTTCCCCGGCGCGGCTTCGCTGTCAGCAAGCATCCGAGGTGACCAGGCCGCGACGGCGCCCGCCTCCATCATCTGTTTTGTAAATGTTCGAAAGCCTTCGCTACGTGCGGTGAAGAACTGCGCACCATGGTCCCAGCGTACTTCGCCGATTGGCGTCTGCGCCCGCCGCGTCGATAGGCGCCCACCTGGCCCGCGTCCCTTGTCATATAAAGAGACGTCATGTCCGGCAGCCACCAAAGGGCGTGCCGCCGCCAGTCCCGCCATTCCAGCCCCAATGATTGCGATCTTCATATTGTCCGTCCCTCAGTCTCAACAGCTGACATAGACCGCCGCATGATTTGGCAAGCGCCTCGACAGAGGACGGCAGCTGCCTAAGTCCATCCGGCGCTTTGAAGAAAGAGACCCATGGCTGGCAAACAGAAACGCCCCGGCGCTCGCGGTAAGACGCACTTGCCGGAGAAATCCTGCGCCAGATGTGGGCGCCCGTTCAAGTGGCGGCGCAAATGGGCCGACGTCTGGGATGACGTCAGATATTGTTCTGATCGCTGCAAACGCAGCCGGGACTAATGGCTACCCAGTTATTATCGAAAAACAACATATTTTAGATATCTGAATCTATTCGGTTTTTTAATTTTTCGCATTGTTTTTCAATAATCACATATTGTTTTTCAATAAACCGCATCCTATCTCTGTTTTGTCGATGACACGGGAAAGCCCGGCGCCGACAAACCTAACCAGCCGGCAAAGACCGGTAACTTGCAAAGAAGGATGAAATCACATGCAAACGCTCGCCTCCCAGACCCCCGCCACCACCATAGCGGTCAACCGTGCTCCGGCTTCTGCCCTCGCAAAATTTGCACTGGGACAAGCCTCCATCAGCCCGGCTAATGACAATAAAGCAGGCTGGCGTCCAACCCTCCTGGTGCGCCGTCGCCGCCGGATGACACGACGCGGCAGCTTTGCCTGACCCCATTCGGAGCTGAAGCCGGTTTAACATCGCACCCGGCCGGCCAGATGTTCCGATACGAGCCGCCCTGCCCCGCCCGGCAGGGCGGTTTCAATTTATGAGGAGAGCGATTTTGGACGCAGGAAGTCCTGCAGCTTGAAATAGACAGGCAAGAAGATGCTGTCCTCGTCAGCCGCGAAGAGCGCAGCCGCGCCCGTCGGAAATTTCTCAGACAATTTGACCGATGCCCGGTGATTCTCACTGCCGGCATCTCTCAGCAGAAGTCTTGCAAAGTCATGCAGGCCCGGATTGTGACCGAGGATGAGCAAAGTATCGCAATCGCTGGCGGCAAGCTTCACCAGTGCTTCCAGAGCGGGCAGTCCGGCGAGATAGAGATCATCCGTGATCAACAGGCCGCACGAGGTAAACGTCTCGGAAAGATGGCGCCAGGTTTCCCGTGTGCGACGCGCCGAGGACACAATCGCCTGATCAGGGGCCCAGCCGATACGCTCAAGCTCAGTCGCCATAAGCACGGCGTCATCATGTCCCCGCTCAACCAACTTCCGGTCACGGTCACGAATCCCGTCATTCCAGGGTTCGGTCTTTGCATGGCGCATCACGATCAGACGTTTCATATGAAGTCCCACCAGACCCGCTGGCATTAGTAAAGGTAAAGACCTGAATCAGCGACGCAAACTTGTCGCCCCCCTTGGAACGGCCCATCTATCGGCAAGATAAAGCAATCAGCGGAGAATTCCATGAGCCTTCTGCTTGGCGATACAGCCCCAGATTTTGAAGCCGAAACAACTAAGGGAAAAATCAATTTCCATGAATGGATTGGCGACGACTGGGTCGTTTTCTTTTCACACCCGGCCGACTTTACCCCCGTCTGCACAACTGAGCTAGGCTACACAGCCAAGCTGAAAGACACGCTCGCTGAGCGGAACGCAAAAGCGATTGTCATTTCGGTTGATTCTGTTGAGCAGCACCAGGCCTGGATCAAGGACATTGACGAAACCCAGGGCGCCCATGTCGATTTCCCGATCATCGCGGACACCGAGAAAAAGGTGGCGTCGCTCTACAACATGATCCACCCGAAGGCCGATCCGAAGGTCACCGTGCGGGCCGTCTACGTGATCGACCCGAACAAGAAGATCCGTGCCTCGATCATCTATCCACCGAGCGCTGGCCGCAACTTCGACGAGATCGTTCGCCTGATTGACTCGCTTCAGCTGACCGACAATTACAAGGTCGCGACGCCAGTGAACTGGCAGCAAGGCGACGATGTCATCATCGTACCAAGCGTCTCTGATGAAGATGCCGACAAGCTGTTCCCGAAGGGCTACAAGACCGTGAAGCCTTACCTGCGCACCACACCGCAGCCGAATAAATAGGCGCTACCAAAAGGCGGATTGCCTTCACAGAAAATAGAAAAGCCACGCCGGTCATCCTGGCGTGGCTTTTTCTTTTTGGATGGTTTGTCTGCCTAGCGGACCAGCAAACTCAGCAATTTTCGCTTCGGGCTGATCGAACGCCGCTTCAGGCCCAGTCTCTTGCGAACAGATTTGGGCTGGTGCGTGATAGAGCGCAGCACGCGAAGACGCGCAAGCGCGCTGGATGACCGGGTTTTCTTGCTGAAACGGGCGATGGTGACCTCACTTCCTTGCGCGCTTTATAGCACAGAATGGTCCGTCACCGAACCCTCAGGCCGGCATTTTCATCTTGCCATTCACCAGATCCGAATAGTCGGTCACAAGCGCTTCGGTCGCCGCGGCAGGTTTGTAATTGAACTCACCGATCTGACGCACCGGCGTAATCTCTGCTGCCGTGCCCGTGATGAAGCATTCGGAGAACGTGCCGAGTTCTTCCGGCATGATCGTGCGCTCAATGACCTCGATCTGGCGCGCCTTGGCGAGCTTCACCGCCGTCTGACGCGTGATCCCGTTCAGGAAGCAGTCCGGTGTCGGGGTATGCAGCGCGCCATCGCGCATGAAGAAAATGTTCGCGCCCGTCGCCTCAGCAACGTGCCCGCGCCAATCAAGCATCAGCGCATCAGCAAAACCATCGCGCTCTGCGGCATGCTTGGACAGGGTACAGATCATGTAGAGACCGGCCGCCTTGGCTTCACAAGGCGCAGTCTTCGGGTCCGGGCGACGCCACTGGGCATGTGTCATCGCAATGCCCTTCATCTTGTCAGCGAAATAGTCGCCCCAGTGCCAGACAGCGATCGCGAGATGGATCGTGTTGTTCTGCGCCGAAACGCCCATCATCTCAGACCCGCGCCAGGCAATCGCCCGCACATAAGCGCTGTCGAGCCCAGACTTGGCCAATGTCTCAACTTTCGCCGCCTCAATCTCATCGACGGTGAACGGGATGTCGAAGCCCAGAATGCGCGCAGAATTATGCAGTCGCTCTGAGTGCCTGCGTGATTCGAAGATCTTGCCGCCATAGGCGCGCTCGCCCTCAAACACAGAAGAGGCGTAATGCAAGCCGTGCGTCAGGACGTGGACCTTCGTATCGCGCCACGGCACGAACTCGCCGTCCATCCAAATGTAGCCATCTCGATCATGGTACGCAGCGGTGTCGGCAGCCATATTTTTACGTCCTTGCTTGAACTCTTACTGGAAAACCGCTCCATTCTCAGATTGTGGCATCCGAAGTCAACCAGAAGCCGGGCGAAACGGGGCGGGTAGACCCGCGACTCTTTCTCAGGGAGGAAGAGCTTGACCATGGTATTGCCTTGTTACTGGCCAGTGAGCGCGCCCTTGGAGAGGCCATCCGCAAGGGCCGTCGCTCAACAGGTCTGAACGCATCGGGCCTGCGCCTGCTGATCACAATCCGCTTCCGGCCGGGCCTAACCGTGACTGAACTTCGGGCCCTCACTGGCACGACAACACCGACGATGGCGCGAATCCTTGGCGAACTCGACAAACAGAATCTGGTTGTGAAAACCCAAGGCGGGCGTGATGCCCGGCGACGGCGACTCACTATATCCGAAGATGGGGAAGCGCTGATCCGCCCGGTCGTCGAGAATCTGCGCGCGGCGCTGCGCGAAGCATACCGCGATGCTGGCGCAACAGCCGTGGCCGGCACACGTGCCGTTCTGGAGGCACTGACGAAATGAGCGAAGCTCAGCACCTGCTCGTCGTTGATGACGACAATAGAATTCGGGATCTTCTGAAGAAGTATCTCATCAGCAATGGCTACCGCGTCAGCGCGGCCGCCAATGCCGCAACCGCGCGCAAACTCATCACCACCTTCGACTTCGATCTGGCTATCTTCGACATCATGATGCCGGGCGAGACGGGGTTGGAGCTGCTTGAAAGCCTGCGCCAGGGCGGCGTGCGTGTCCCCGTCCTGCTGCTGACAGCACGCGGCGAGACCTCTGACCGGATTGAAGGGCTGAAAAGCGGCGCGGATGACTATCTCGCCAAGCCGTTTGAGCCTGAAGAACTTATGCTGCGCGTCGCAGCAATCTTGCGCCGCACGCATGTTGAGCCGCCGCCCGAAGAGATCGAAATGTCGGGGCTGGTCTTCAACGCCAAACGCGCCGAGCTGAATGATGGCGAGCATCATGTGCGCCTCACCGAGGCCGAAACGCATCTTCTCTCGATGTTGGCGGCAAAAGCTGGAGAACCGGTCAGCCGCGAGGAACTTGCTTCAAAGTCCCCCGGCAGCACGGAACGCTCGATTGACGTGCAGGTCACGCGCCTGCGCCGCAAGATCGAGCCGGACCCGAAACAGCCCATCCACATCCAGACCGTACGCGGCATTGGCTACCGTTTGATGCCGGACTGATCATCCCCTCAGCGCAAAAGACCGATAAGCCGCATCTTCGCCAACTATTTCGCGCCTGCATCAGTCTGATGCTTTCGCATCCGCCCGCCTGCGGCTAAGCCAATGATATGGCCTCACTCTTCAAGCTGCGTTTGAGAGACATCACCCCCCGCGGGCTCTATCCGCGGTCGGTGCTGATGGTCGTGCTGCCAGTTGTGCTGCTGCTAACAGCGGTGACCTATATCTTTTACGACAGTCATTGGCGCCACACCTCCCGCAAGCTCAGCCAGACGATCTCCAGCGAGATCCAGTTCATGGTGATGCTGCGCCACCAATATCCTGACCAGTTTGCCCTGCTCAGCGACGAAGCGCGCATTGCCATGCAGCTCGAAGTCGAGGTCCTGCCTGACACTCAATTACCGACCGAGCAGAAACAGCTGTTCTTCACCGCCCTCGATGAAATCCTGTCGCGCGAGCTCGACGTCTCGCTGGAGGCGCCGTTCTGGTTTGACCTCTCCGGCTATAGCGAAAAGGTCGAAATCCAGGTCCAGGACGGGCCGGATGTCCTGCGCTTCTTCGCTGAACGCGACCGCACCTTTTCGACCACCGGCCATATTTTCATCGTCTGGGTGATCGGGGCGACAGGCATTTTGGTGGCGCTGGCGCTCGGCTTCCTGCGCAATCAGGTCCGCTCCATCCTCAGACTGACCGAGGCGGCAAAGGCCTTCGGACGCGGGCGTGACACCTACCCCTACCGCCCGTCCGGGGCGACCGAGATCCGGGACGCCGCAAAGGCCGTTCTCGACATGCGCACCCGGCTGACCACGTTCGCAGATGAGCGCACCGAAATGCTGGCCGGCATCAGCCATGACCTGCGCACACCGCTCACCCGGCTAAAACTCCAACTCGCCATGATGGAACAGACCGAGGACATCAAATCAGCCCGGGGCGACCTTGCCGAAATGGCCGCCATGCTCGACGAGTATCTCGCCTTTGCGAGCGGAAGCGAAGGCGAACAGCCGGTC contains:
- a CDS encoding branched-chain amino acid aminotransferase gives rise to the protein MAADTAAYHDRDGYIWMDGEFVPWRDTKVHVLTHGLHYASSVFEGERAYGGKIFESRRHSERLHNSARILGFDIPFTVDEIEAAKVETLAKSGLDSAYVRAIAWRGSEMMGVSAQNNTIHLAIAVWHWGDYFADKMKGIAMTHAQWRRPDPKTAPCEAKAAGLYMICTLSKHAAERDGFADALMLDWRGHVAEATGANIFFMRDGALHTPTPDCFLNGITRQTAVKLAKARQIEVIERTIMPEELGTFSECFITGTAAEITPVRQIGEFNYKPAAATEALVTDYSDLVNGKMKMPA
- a CDS encoding glycosyltransferase translates to MCARIRAMRSGLTTDDSLVWPEKDGAVLLASLGPGAPSLLDAVSRSAALPPELSSRLGLSRAQWEFCGGLVFASGCCLVLSIHVLYLTLYVGLWGLFSLTVVWRLLLTVFGGAARLSNLSSGDVVRVPDELLPVYSVLIALRDEAAMMRQLAANLSRLDWPADKLEIILLIEEDDTATYSAAARADFPKGTLLLKVPPGNPMTKPRALNYGLAHARGRYITVYDAEDRPDLGQLRAAHEAFCVGPEHLMCVQAPLVASNGEKAWLSAQWALEYDVQFRLHMPVMAKMRLPIMLGGTSNHFRRESLLMAGGWDAWNVTEDADLGLRLARLAGTTQTINNPTLEAAPTRTKIWLAQRSRWIKGFLQTWLVCWRAPIQLLRELGPVRWLSLQLTLGGALASAALNGPMTMLVAISLIAPGWTLSTSDLLLFISGWLTCGLADLLAPGRWSLMRILAVVTRPLYWPLHMIAAGKAVYGLAVRPFFWAKTPHQPDDTLDDVTCSTGLSRQS
- a CDS encoding DUF2256 domain-containing protein, whose amino-acid sequence is MAGKQKRPGARGKTHLPEKSCARCGRPFKWRRKWADVWDDVRYCSDRCKRSRD
- a CDS encoding response regulator, which codes for MSEAQHLLVVDDDNRIRDLLKKYLISNGYRVSAAANAATARKLITTFDFDLAIFDIMMPGETGLELLESLRQGGVRVPVLLLTARGETSDRIEGLKSGADDYLAKPFEPEELMLRVAAILRRTHVEPPPEEIEMSGLVFNAKRAELNDGEHHVRLTEAETHLLSMLAAKAGEPVSREELASKSPGSTERSIDVQVTRLRRKIEPDPKQPIHIQTVRGIGYRLMPD
- a CDS encoding SixA phosphatase family protein, translating into MKRLIVMRHAKTEPWNDGIRDRDRKLVERGHDDAVLMATELERIGWAPDQAIVSSARRTRETWRHLSETFTSCGLLITDDLYLAGLPALEALVKLAASDCDTLLILGHNPGLHDFARLLLRDAGSENHRASVKLSEKFPTGAAALFAADEDSIFLPVYFKLQDFLRPKSLSS
- a CDS encoding NAD(P)/FAD-dependent oxidoreductase, with translation MKIAIIGAGMAGLAAARPLVAAGHDVSLYDKGRGPGGRLSTRRAQTPIGEVRWDHGAQFFTARSEGFRTFTKQMMEAGAVAAWSPRMLADSEAAPGKSDTKYVGTPSMNAVIKAMASDLDVEWGRRVSEIAVSPEGKQLRFEDGRLEGPFDRVIVAIPAEQAAELLAGVSDKLAGEAAAVRSAPCWAVMLAFDEKLETSWDAAAFEGAPISWAARNASKPGRGDAETWILHASADWSRAHVDADASSVAETLWSLFQQKTGAPAPVYCGAHRWLLAQVEQGAGSPFGWDADVGIGAVGDWRIAPRIEAAWESGRAIADFLKD
- a CDS encoding peroxiredoxin: MSLLLGDTAPDFEAETTKGKINFHEWIGDDWVVFFSHPADFTPVCTTELGYTAKLKDTLAERNAKAIVISVDSVEQHQAWIKDIDETQGAHVDFPIIADTEKKVASLYNMIHPKADPKVTVRAVYVIDPNKKIRASIIYPPSAGRNFDEIVRLIDSLQLTDNYKVATPVNWQQGDDVIIVPSVSDEDADKLFPKGYKTVKPYLRTTPQPNK
- a CDS encoding MarR family winged helix-turn-helix transcriptional regulator, with product MASEVNQKPGETGRVDPRLFLREEELDHGIALLLASERALGEAIRKGRRSTGLNASGLRLLITIRFRPGLTVTELRALTGTTTPTMARILGELDKQNLVVKTQGGRDARRRRLTISEDGEALIRPVVENLRAALREAYRDAGATAVAGTRAVLEALTK
- a CDS encoding sensor histidine kinase; translated protein: MASLFKLRLRDITPRGLYPRSVLMVVLPVVLLLTAVTYIFYDSHWRHTSRKLSQTISSEIQFMVMLRHQYPDQFALLSDEARIAMQLEVEVLPDTQLPTEQKQLFFTALDEILSRELDVSLEAPFWFDLSGYSEKVEIQVQDGPDVLRFFAERDRTFSTTGHIFIVWVIGATGILVALALGFLRNQVRSILRLTEAAKAFGRGRDTYPYRPSGATEIRDAAKAVLDMRTRLTTFADERTEMLAGISHDLRTPLTRLKLQLAMMEQTEDIKSARGDLAEMAAMLDEYLAFASGSEGEQPVEFRLDDLVEEVVGALGNKSDIRASEPITLIARKSLMRRAVSNLISNAQGFATKVEIHVIKGPHMAELIVDDDGPGIPEDQREEAFKPFRRLDVSRNQNVPGTGLGLSLARDTARQHGGDIRLEDSPLGGLRVRLRLPI